The following proteins are encoded in a genomic region of Lactiplantibacillus plantarum:
- a CDS encoding phosphatase PAP2 family protein, whose amino-acid sequence MAIIYLSEESVLKQRSWQRSDSLILLIFIGWLGWTAAVWQRAPWLTHFDTTVANFWHHSPQWFQHAMVTYTQLGNPHTITIITLIIGLALWLGHNPRGAVFFWVTTWLIAGYGNYLIKQVIMRPRPTAWRLVQIGGYSYPSGHSTTTTVLIGSLLVLAFDYWHRNALTGWLTALGITAILLMMISRVIVGVHYPSDTIGGLLLGSVLLYISARFSMRYRHGPLRLRP is encoded by the coding sequence ATGGCAATAATTTATTTATCGGAGGAATCAGTATTGAAGCAACGATCCTGGCAACGTTCGGACAGTTTGATTCTACTTATATTTATAGGATGGTTAGGCTGGACGGCCGCGGTATGGCAACGGGCGCCTTGGTTAACACACTTTGACACCACGGTTGCTAATTTTTGGCATCATAGTCCCCAGTGGTTTCAACACGCGATGGTCACGTATACGCAGCTTGGCAATCCCCACACCATCACCATAATCACGTTAATTATCGGCCTGGCACTCTGGCTGGGCCATAACCCACGCGGCGCAGTCTTCTTTTGGGTCACCACCTGGCTGATTGCCGGCTACGGTAATTATCTCATCAAACAGGTCATCATGCGGCCACGGCCAACCGCTTGGCGACTTGTCCAAATTGGGGGGTATAGTTACCCCAGCGGGCACTCAACAACAACGACCGTCCTTATCGGTAGTCTGCTCGTGTTGGCATTTGACTACTGGCACCGCAATGCCTTGACTGGCTGGCTCACTGCCCTCGGCATAACGGCCATCTTGTTAATGATGATCAGCCGGGTCATCGTGGGCGTCCACTATCCCAGCGATACAATCGGTGGCCTTTTACTTGGAAGTGTTTTACTATATATAAGTGCGCGTTTTAGTATGCGTTATCGGCACGGACCGCTTCGATTGCGGCCCTAA
- a CDS encoding universal stress protein — MTMVKRILVGIDTSPQSQLALTKAIKIAVEQNAALDIVTVINTEKFIGVTQGPMGFGATTPQALNELTAGLKANLAKARQQAMAAGVSDVRVHLHSGNSKLLLATTLPDRYGTDLIVVGATGLNNVARVLIGSNAAYVIRNATCDTLVVRTDADQQPVKLPKHTTRRL, encoded by the coding sequence ATGACGATGGTTAAACGCATTTTAGTCGGCATCGATACGAGTCCTCAGTCCCAATTAGCTTTAACGAAAGCAATTAAGATCGCGGTCGAGCAAAATGCCGCTTTGGATATTGTGACGGTCATTAATACTGAGAAATTTATTGGTGTGACTCAAGGGCCGATGGGTTTTGGCGCAACGACACCGCAGGCATTGAACGAATTGACGGCCGGTCTTAAAGCGAATCTCGCTAAGGCTCGCCAACAAGCGATGGCCGCGGGTGTCAGCGATGTGCGGGTTCACTTACATTCAGGTAATTCGAAGTTATTGTTAGCGACGACTTTACCAGACCGCTATGGCACTGACTTGATCGTTGTTGGGGCCACAGGTCTTAACAACGTGGCACGGGTGTTAATTGGCTCTAATGCTGCTTATGTGATTCGCAATGCTACCTGTGACACGTTGGTGGTGCGCACAGATGCTGATCAACAGCCAGTCAAACTGCCAAAGCATACCACTCGTCGGCTTTAA
- a CDS encoding NAD(P)H-hydrate dehydratase: MQPITTEIVSRTIIKRPADSHKGNYGRIMLIGGNQNFGGAIIMAATAATYSGAGLVTVATDPSNFTSLHARLPEAMVIDYHQTDTLLNLLAGMDVIVIGPGLGTDTIADQLLTAVLAATHVPQRLVIDGSALTLLAQQARPLPATDIVVTPHQMEWQRLSGIAIKDQTPTANHDAQQRLGVMAVVKAHRTTVYTDERVWFNPGGTSAMATGGMGDTLAGMIGGFVSQFHNFTDAVLSAVYLHSAIADDLAATRYVVLPHQISTRIPTYMHRFSQIERP; the protein is encoded by the coding sequence ATGCAACCTATTACAACTGAAATTGTTAGCCGAACGATTATCAAACGACCGGCTGATTCTCACAAAGGCAATTACGGCCGAATCATGCTGATTGGGGGTAATCAAAATTTTGGTGGTGCTATCATCATGGCCGCAACGGCCGCAACATATAGTGGTGCCGGTCTGGTGACGGTCGCTACCGACCCGTCTAATTTCACGAGTCTACATGCTCGGCTACCCGAAGCCATGGTCATTGACTATCATCAAACGGACACCTTATTAAACCTGCTAGCAGGAATGGACGTTATCGTCATCGGTCCAGGCCTTGGAACAGATACCATCGCTGATCAGTTACTGACCGCCGTTCTCGCCGCGACGCACGTCCCACAACGATTGGTCATCGATGGTTCGGCGCTAACCTTGCTTGCACAGCAGGCCCGCCCCTTACCCGCCACGGACATTGTGGTCACGCCACACCAAATGGAATGGCAACGACTTAGCGGCATCGCGATCAAAGATCAAACCCCAACTGCCAATCATGACGCGCAACAACGGTTAGGTGTTATGGCCGTGGTCAAAGCTCATCGCACGACCGTCTACACTGACGAACGAGTCTGGTTCAACCCCGGTGGCACTTCGGCCATGGCGACCGGCGGCATGGGTGACACGTTGGCTGGTATGATTGGTGGCTTCGTAAGTCAATTTCATAATTTCACCGATGCCGTTCTCAGCGCGGTCTACTTGCACAGTGCCATTGCCGATGACCTCGCTGCAACGCGGTATGTCGTCTTGCCGCATCAAATCAGTACCCGCATTCCGACTTACATGCACCGCTTTAGTCAGATTGAACGCCCTTAG
- a CDS encoding ABC transporter ATP-binding protein: MGITLQNITKTYDKAKQPVLNDVNAEIQDGELFVIVGPSGCGKSTLLRMIAGIIPITSGKLAINGQIMNAVPPKDRKLSMVFQSYALYPFLDVAANVAFGLQARKMPAAEVERRVNAALKMVNLTAYRDRKPRELSGGQRQRVALARAIASDAKVCLMDEPLSNLDAQLRVQMRTEIRELQRKLGLTLIYVTHDQTEAMTMADHVMVLNERHVQQIDTPLDIYNHPANHFVAEFFGTPQINLLPVVTKTARNLHVAEGFQIALNQPLNAGSYTIGIRPNQLNAVPVTDERGNGKVTNVETLGEMTIIEVQADNGTALRIAQSGQVQLPLEQRVNVTVNGKIFIFDEHEQLIAEEEGVTSDQLVSVD; the protein is encoded by the coding sequence ATGGGAATTACCTTGCAGAACATCACAAAGACGTATGATAAGGCGAAACAGCCAGTTTTAAACGATGTAAATGCCGAGATTCAAGACGGAGAGTTATTCGTGATTGTTGGGCCATCCGGTTGTGGTAAAAGTACGCTGCTGCGGATGATTGCCGGTATTATTCCAATTACTAGTGGAAAGCTGGCCATCAATGGTCAGATCATGAATGCAGTCCCACCAAAAGATCGAAAGCTGTCAATGGTTTTTCAAAGTTATGCCTTGTACCCTTTTTTGGACGTGGCTGCCAACGTTGCGTTTGGTTTACAAGCACGAAAAATGCCGGCCGCGGAAGTCGAGCGTCGGGTCAATGCCGCGTTGAAGATGGTCAATTTGACGGCTTATCGTGACCGCAAGCCGCGCGAACTATCTGGTGGTCAACGGCAACGAGTGGCTTTGGCTCGGGCGATTGCCAGTGATGCTAAGGTTTGCCTGATGGACGAACCGTTATCAAACCTTGATGCGCAACTACGCGTGCAAATGCGGACCGAAATTCGCGAACTGCAACGTAAGCTCGGATTGACATTGATTTATGTCACCCATGACCAAACTGAAGCGATGACCATGGCCGATCACGTAATGGTGTTAAATGAGCGTCACGTGCAGCAGATTGATACACCGTTAGATATTTATAATCATCCTGCTAATCATTTCGTCGCTGAATTTTTCGGTACGCCACAGATTAATTTACTGCCAGTGGTGACGAAAACCGCTCGTAATTTACACGTCGCGGAGGGCTTTCAGATTGCGCTTAACCAACCATTAAACGCGGGGAGCTATACGATTGGTATCCGACCTAATCAGCTAAACGCAGTACCAGTTACTGATGAGCGCGGTAATGGCAAGGTTACGAATGTCGAGACACTGGGCGAGATGACGATTATCGAAGTGCAGGCTGATAACGGGACGGCATTGCGAATTGCACAATCTGGTCAGGTCCAATTACCACTTGAGCAGCGGGTGAATGTAACCGTTAATGGTAAGATCTTCATTTTTGATGAGCACGAACAATTGATTGCTGAAGAGGAGGGTGTTACTAGTGATCAACTCGTTTCCGTCGATTAA
- a CDS encoding carbohydrate ABC transporter permease — protein sequence MINSFPSIKRRLKPKQSPDAHDQATVQTDSFELKRNDKYYAWLFLGPSILALSVFVFYPMLRTLYLSFFLTNSLGEPTVFVGLQNYLNLLTTKSYLASLQATGIYVVGVTVFTLIGGLLLAAAANQRVRGIELFRTMFTSTMGVSVSVSAIFWLFMFNPSVGLLNKVAIWMHLPAINWLTEPHWAMVAIIMTSVWMHLGFTFLIFFGALQVVPKTLYDAADVAGTSRRYQFIHITLPMISPTLFFAAVITLISAFKSFGLIDLMTAGGPTNATNLLVYRIYRDAFVDGNYALASTESIILAIIIAAITVIQFKLLAKRVHY from the coding sequence GTGATCAACTCGTTTCCGTCGATTAAGCGACGCCTTAAGCCGAAACAATCGCCAGATGCGCATGACCAAGCAACTGTGCAGACCGACAGTTTTGAATTAAAGCGTAATGATAAATATTATGCTTGGCTATTTCTTGGGCCCTCAATACTCGCCCTCAGTGTTTTTGTTTTCTATCCAATGTTACGCACCTTGTATCTAAGCTTTTTCTTGACTAATAGTCTTGGTGAACCAACCGTCTTTGTTGGTTTGCAAAATTACCTTAATTTGCTGACGACTAAGAGTTATCTTGCTAGTCTGCAAGCCACTGGAATCTATGTCGTGGGTGTGACGGTGTTCACGTTAATTGGAGGGTTACTGTTAGCGGCCGCTGCCAATCAAAGGGTTCGGGGTATCGAGCTATTTCGAACTATGTTTACCTCGACTATGGGAGTGTCTGTCTCGGTCTCCGCAATTTTCTGGTTATTCATGTTTAATCCATCCGTGGGCTTGTTGAATAAGGTGGCCATCTGGATGCACTTACCGGCAATTAATTGGTTAACGGAGCCACACTGGGCCATGGTGGCGATTATTATGACGAGCGTTTGGATGCACCTCGGATTTACTTTTCTGATCTTTTTTGGGGCATTGCAAGTTGTGCCTAAAACCTTATATGATGCGGCCGATGTGGCGGGGACCAGTCGGCGTTATCAGTTCATCCATATCACGTTGCCAATGATTTCCCCCACACTCTTCTTTGCGGCGGTGATTACGTTGATCTCAGCGTTCAAGAGTTTCGGATTGATTGACTTGATGACTGCGGGTGGGCCTACGAACGCCACCAACTTATTAGTTTACCGTATTTATCGGGATGCCTTCGTTGATGGTAACTATGCGCTTGCTAGCACGGAATCGATCATACTAGCAATCATTATTGCAGCGATTACGGTAATCCAATTCAAACTTTTAGCAAAGCGGGTGCATTACTAA
- a CDS encoding putative polysaccharide biosynthesis protein, with the protein MSEESKANQPQNAHVNSEAEAHQKMVRGSAWMTAGSLFSRVLGAIYIIPWVIWMGADYTQGNALYAKGYNIYSFFLLIAIGGIPSAISKQLSEYNAMNEYAVGQRLFKRGLLLTSAFGIIGAIILWFGAGLISTAFGGYDANLIPVLHALAIALVILPSMSLTRGFFQGYQQMAPSAISQFVEQVFRVIYMLGATYFIMRVAHGDWVNAVTQSTFAAFVGAAASFLLLGWYYFRKRPELNALAAQSENKLVIPVWQLFRDIIIQAIPFIVIDTATTVFNLLDQATFQPMMRLVYHLGTKQIDTLYAYFAFNANKLVMIIVSLASAIAVTVVPILSESLASHNMRNIRKQLEDSIILFLFIMIPGALGMAAVAQPLNTLFYSYDQIGTLILQISAFTAIALGFFTVISALMQGLSRNRDIIRYYLIGLLVKIVIQLPCIYFLSTAGPLVATAIGMMVASLMAMYDLEVNFGIRYVKLLPKINRILVYSILTYVTARLVVYGLNFVLNEHSKTQSFLIVALAVIAGGAVYVYLALRSRMADLMIGTKAAGLRRKLRIK; encoded by the coding sequence ATGTCTGAGGAATCAAAAGCTAATCAGCCCCAGAATGCACACGTGAATTCTGAAGCCGAAGCGCACCAGAAGATGGTGCGCGGGTCGGCTTGGATGACGGCTGGGAGTCTCTTTTCACGGGTGCTCGGGGCGATTTATATTATCCCGTGGGTTATCTGGATGGGCGCTGATTATACGCAAGGTAACGCGCTTTATGCCAAGGGATATAATATTTATAGTTTTTTCCTGCTAATTGCGATCGGGGGAATTCCGTCCGCAATTTCTAAACAACTTTCCGAATATAATGCGATGAATGAATATGCCGTTGGACAGCGCTTATTCAAGCGGGGCTTGTTGTTGACGTCAGCCTTTGGGATTATTGGTGCCATTATTTTATGGTTTGGTGCTGGCTTGATTTCAACAGCTTTTGGGGGCTATGATGCCAATCTGATTCCCGTCTTGCATGCGTTGGCTATTGCCTTGGTGATTCTGCCATCGATGTCTTTGACCCGGGGATTCTTCCAAGGGTATCAACAGATGGCGCCGTCCGCAATCTCACAGTTCGTGGAACAAGTTTTTCGGGTCATCTATATGTTGGGTGCGACGTATTTCATCATGCGCGTCGCTCACGGCGATTGGGTGAATGCCGTGACCCAATCGACATTCGCAGCATTCGTCGGGGCGGCTGCCAGCTTCTTATTACTCGGTTGGTATTATTTCCGCAAACGGCCCGAGCTAAATGCCTTAGCTGCTCAGAGTGAGAACAAACTAGTTATTCCAGTCTGGCAATTGTTCCGCGATATTATTATTCAGGCGATTCCATTTATTGTGATCGATACCGCGACGACAGTCTTCAACCTGTTGGATCAAGCAACGTTCCAACCGATGATGCGGCTGGTTTACCATTTGGGTACTAAGCAGATCGATACGTTGTATGCTTACTTTGCATTTAATGCGAACAAATTGGTGATGATCATTGTGTCATTGGCGTCTGCGATTGCCGTGACGGTCGTGCCGATTTTATCTGAATCATTGGCCAGTCATAATATGCGTAATATTCGTAAACAATTGGAAGATTCGATTATTTTATTCCTATTTATCATGATTCCCGGAGCGCTGGGGATGGCCGCAGTGGCACAACCACTTAACACGCTCTTTTATAGTTATGATCAAATTGGGACCTTGATTCTGCAGATCTCAGCATTTACCGCGATTGCTTTAGGCTTTTTTACGGTGATTTCGGCGCTGATGCAAGGCCTATCACGCAACCGCGATATTATTCGCTATTACTTGATCGGCTTACTGGTCAAAATCGTGATTCAGTTACCATGTATCTATTTCCTATCAACGGCGGGGCCCCTGGTTGCGACCGCGATTGGGATGATGGTTGCGAGTCTGATGGCGATGTATGATTTGGAAGTCAACTTTGGAATTCGGTACGTGAAGTTATTACCAAAAATCAATCGAATTTTAGTTTATTCGATTTTAACGTACGTCACGGCACGATTAGTTGTTTATGGGCTGAACTTTGTGTTGAATGAGCACAGTAAGACGCAATCGTTCTTGATCGTGGCCCTAGCAGTTATCGCTGGTGGTGCGGTTTACGTTTACTTAGCACTCCGTTCACGGATGGCTGATTTGATGATTGGAACGAAAGCTGCTGGGTTACGACGGAAATTACGGATTAAATAG
- the leuS gene encoding leucine--tRNA ligase has translation MAYNHKVIERKWQHYWKENKTFKTLDTTDKKKYYALDMFPYPSGQGLHVGHPEGYTATDIMSRFKRMQGYNVLHPMGWDAFGLPAEQYALKTGHNPKDFTAKNIKNFKRQIRSLGFSYDWDREVNTTDPSYYKWTQWIFEQLYKKGLAYESETLVNWAPDMMGGTVVSNEEVVDGKTERGGYDVYRVPMKQWSLKITAYADRLIDDLDDIDWPENIKEQQRNWIGRSVGASIRFKVAGQPDDTEIEVFSTRPDTLFGASYMVLAPEHDLVEQLTTPEQADAIKAYKAKIASKSDLERTDLNKDKTGVFTGSYGINPVNGEKLPIWIADYVLASYGTGAIMAVPAHDDRDFEFAQKFDLPIKPVIAGDNDYDQQAYTGDGEHINSGFVDGLAKQPAIDKMIDWLGEHHAGEKKVNYRLRDWIFSRQRYWGEPIPVIHWEDGETTLVPEDELPLRLPATKNLEPSGTGESPLANIDDWVNVVDENGRKGKRETNTMPQWAGSSWYFLRYVDPHNREALADYDKLKYWSPVDLYVGGAEHAVLHLLYARFWHKFLYDLGVVPTKEPFQKLVNQGMILGDNHEKMSKSRGNVVNPDDIVDQYGADTLRLYEMFMGPLEASIPWSTDGLHGANKWIERVWRLMIDENNRVRDRITTINDGKLTKIYNETVKKVTEDYEAMRFNIAISQMMVFVNEAYKVDDLPIIYIEGFVKLLSPIAPHLSEELWSLLGHDDTITYATWPTYDESKLVEDTVQIVLQVNGKVRSHAEVAKDMGKDELEKLALADEKIQEFTAGKTVRKVIAIPGKLVNVVAN, from the coding sequence ATGGCATACAACCATAAAGTCATTGAACGCAAATGGCAACATTATTGGAAGGAAAACAAAACCTTCAAAACATTAGATACGACGGATAAGAAGAAGTATTACGCCTTAGACATGTTCCCATACCCATCTGGTCAAGGATTACACGTTGGACATCCTGAAGGGTATACGGCCACGGATATTATGTCACGGTTCAAGCGGATGCAAGGGTACAATGTCTTACATCCAATGGGTTGGGACGCATTCGGTTTACCCGCTGAACAATATGCGCTCAAGACGGGGCATAACCCGAAGGACTTTACGGCCAAGAACATCAAAAACTTCAAACGTCAGATTCGGTCATTAGGTTTTTCATATGACTGGGACCGTGAAGTGAATACGACTGATCCAAGTTACTACAAGTGGACGCAGTGGATCTTTGAACAGCTCTATAAGAAGGGCTTGGCTTACGAATCTGAAACGTTGGTCAACTGGGCTCCTGATATGATGGGTGGAACGGTTGTTTCTAATGAAGAAGTGGTTGATGGTAAGACGGAACGCGGTGGCTATGATGTTTACCGGGTGCCAATGAAGCAATGGAGCCTCAAAATCACGGCCTATGCGGACCGGTTGATTGATGACCTGGACGATATTGATTGGCCAGAAAACATCAAAGAGCAACAACGTAACTGGATTGGCCGCTCAGTTGGCGCATCCATTCGTTTCAAGGTTGCTGGTCAACCTGACGATACCGAGATTGAAGTGTTCTCAACGCGGCCAGACACGCTGTTTGGCGCAAGTTACATGGTCTTGGCACCTGAACACGACTTAGTTGAACAATTGACGACACCCGAACAAGCGGACGCTATCAAAGCATACAAAGCTAAAATCGCCAGCAAGTCAGACCTTGAACGGACTGATTTGAATAAGGACAAGACCGGGGTCTTCACTGGTAGCTACGGCATCAACCCGGTTAATGGTGAAAAACTGCCAATCTGGATTGCCGATTATGTTCTGGCTTCATATGGAACTGGGGCCATCATGGCAGTGCCTGCTCATGATGATCGGGACTTTGAATTTGCACAAAAATTTGATTTGCCAATCAAACCTGTCATTGCGGGTGATAATGATTATGACCAACAAGCTTACACTGGCGACGGGGAACACATCAACTCAGGTTTTGTTGACGGTTTAGCTAAGCAACCAGCTATTGATAAGATGATTGACTGGTTAGGTGAACACCATGCCGGTGAAAAGAAGGTCAACTATCGGTTACGTGATTGGATCTTCTCACGGCAACGGTACTGGGGCGAACCGATTCCAGTTATTCACTGGGAAGACGGCGAAACGACGTTGGTTCCTGAAGATGAACTACCATTGCGGTTACCAGCAACTAAGAACCTGGAACCATCAGGAACTGGTGAAAGCCCGTTAGCGAATATCGACGACTGGGTAAATGTCGTCGATGAAAACGGTCGTAAGGGGAAGCGTGAAACCAACACGATGCCACAATGGGCCGGGAGTTCATGGTACTTCTTGCGTTACGTTGATCCGCACAACCGTGAAGCTTTGGCCGATTATGACAAGTTGAAGTACTGGTCACCCGTTGACTTATACGTGGGCGGTGCAGAACACGCGGTCTTACATCTGCTTTACGCACGTTTCTGGCACAAGTTCTTATATGACTTAGGCGTTGTGCCAACCAAGGAGCCATTCCAGAAGTTAGTTAACCAAGGGATGATTTTGGGTGATAATCACGAAAAGATGTCTAAGTCGCGGGGGAACGTGGTTAACCCCGATGATATTGTTGACCAATATGGTGCCGATACGTTGCGGTTATACGAAATGTTCATGGGACCATTGGAAGCTTCGATTCCGTGGAGTACCGATGGGTTACATGGTGCCAATAAGTGGATCGAACGGGTTTGGCGCTTAATGATCGATGAAAACAATCGTGTTCGCGATCGAATCACGACTATCAATGATGGTAAGTTGACGAAAATCTACAACGAAACCGTTAAGAAAGTCACGGAAGACTATGAAGCTATGCGCTTTAACATTGCGATTTCACAAATGATGGTCTTCGTAAACGAAGCATACAAGGTCGACGATTTACCAATCATTTATATCGAAGGCTTTGTGAAGTTACTGTCACCGATTGCACCACATTTGTCGGAAGAACTATGGTCATTATTAGGCCATGATGACACGATCACCTACGCCACTTGGCCAACGTATGACGAATCTAAGTTAGTAGAAGACACGGTCCAAATCGTGCTTCAAGTTAATGGTAAGGTTCGCTCGCACGCCGAAGTCGCTAAGGATATGGGCAAGGATGAACTTGAAAAACTAGCCCTGGCGGATGAAAAAATCCAGGAATTTACGGCCGGCAAGACAGTTCGTAAAGTGATTGCCATTCCTGGTAAACTGGTTAACGTGGTTGCCAACTAA
- the pepV gene encoding dipeptidase PepV: MSVDWKNEATKHQDDYLADLTTMLRVPSFRDDSQATDDAPLGPGPKQALTTFLAIAERDGFKTKNIDNLVGYAEIGEGDETLAILAHVDEMPAGNGWDTDPFEPTIKDGKMYARGVSDDKGPGMAAYYGLKIVKELGLKLNKKIRFIVGTDEESNWTGMKRYFEVEPAPTLGFSPDAMFPLINGEKGNVSLQLHFGHEDNGDFNLVSFDSGLRENMVPRDAEAVVATDDNEQLAADFTAFLDQQPVTGELTVVPEGVKLEVVGKAAHGMEPRNGINAGTYLATFLTNYAFADDAAAFLDFVANKLHDDSRANQLGLAYKDDVMGDLTMNVGLLSFDHQKGGALTLNFRYPKGIEPADLTAKVQAQLPAGATVTQGDFMVPHYVDPEDPIVKDLMDVYRRQTGDTASQPQIVGGGTYGRMMARGVAFGALFPDTEDTMHQANEFQPIDELMAAMAIYAESIAVLATDK; the protein is encoded by the coding sequence ATGTCAGTTGATTGGAAAAATGAAGCAACTAAGCATCAAGATGATTATTTAGCAGATTTAACCACCATGCTCCGCGTACCGAGCTTTCGTGACGATAGCCAGGCGACGGATGATGCACCCTTAGGCCCTGGTCCTAAGCAAGCGTTAACCACGTTTTTAGCGATTGCGGAACGCGATGGCTTTAAGACCAAGAACATTGATAACTTGGTCGGTTATGCTGAAATTGGTGAGGGGGATGAAACCTTGGCAATTTTAGCCCATGTGGATGAAATGCCTGCTGGTAACGGCTGGGATACGGACCCCTTCGAACCAACCATCAAGGATGGCAAGATGTATGCCCGCGGCGTTTCCGACGATAAAGGCCCGGGAATGGCGGCCTACTATGGCTTAAAGATTGTCAAAGAACTTGGCTTGAAGCTCAATAAGAAGATTCGCTTTATCGTTGGGACAGATGAGGAAAGTAATTGGACTGGAATGAAACGCTACTTTGAAGTTGAACCAGCGCCAACCTTGGGCTTCTCTCCAGATGCCATGTTCCCGTTGATCAATGGTGAAAAGGGAAATGTGAGTCTGCAATTACACTTCGGTCATGAAGATAATGGCGACTTTAACCTTGTTTCTTTTGATTCTGGCTTGCGTGAAAATATGGTGCCGCGTGATGCCGAAGCCGTGGTCGCGACGGATGACAACGAGCAGTTGGCGGCCGACTTCACAGCGTTTCTGGACCAGCAACCAGTAACTGGTGAATTAACGGTCGTTCCTGAAGGCGTTAAGCTGGAAGTTGTTGGAAAGGCCGCCCATGGGATGGAACCACGTAACGGGATCAATGCCGGAACCTACCTTGCAACGTTCTTGACTAACTATGCCTTTGCTGATGATGCCGCTGCTTTCTTAGACTTCGTGGCTAATAAGCTACACGATGATTCACGGGCGAACCAGTTAGGCTTAGCTTACAAGGATGACGTTATGGGTGATTTGACGATGAATGTCGGGTTACTCAGCTTCGACCATCAAAAGGGTGGTGCGTTAACGTTGAACTTCCGTTATCCGAAGGGAATCGAACCTGCTGATTTAACGGCGAAAGTCCAAGCACAGTTACCAGCTGGTGCCACGGTCACGCAGGGTGACTTCATGGTGCCACATTACGTTGACCCTGAAGACCCGATCGTCAAGGATTTGATGGACGTTTACCGGCGTCAAACTGGTGACACGGCCTCACAACCACAAATTGTTGGTGGTGGGACTTATGGCCGGATGATGGCTCGTGGGGTTGCCTTTGGGGCACTCTTCCCAGATACCGAAGATACGATGCACCAAGCCAATGAATTCCAACCAATTGACGAATTAATGGCTGCAATGGCGATTTACGCTGAATCAATTGCCGTGTTAGCAACCGACAAATAG
- a CDS encoding 16S rRNA pseudouridine(516) synthase, whose protein sequence is MRVDKFLHAMRIGTRTQVRRLIKDGHITANGEPVISGKQQINPGSDTVFLDDVQVRYQQYFYYVMNKPVGVITATTDSAAKTVMDLFNTTDFRDDLFPVGRLDKDTEGILVITNDGALSHDLLSPNHHVTKVYEAEVTGEITAAQLANFNDGITLKDGTELQPAQAEIVQFHEIENFTTIRIMIHEGKYHQVKRMVGTLGERVVGLRRIKFGSLTLPVGLLAGNYRALTDDELTALKADANQPVGE, encoded by the coding sequence ATGCGAGTAGATAAATTTTTACATGCGATGCGAATTGGCACGCGGACTCAAGTACGTCGTCTGATTAAAGATGGTCATATCACTGCCAATGGTGAGCCAGTAATCTCTGGCAAACAACAGATTAACCCTGGCAGTGATACCGTCTTTTTAGATGACGTGCAGGTCCGTTACCAACAATACTTCTATTATGTGATGAATAAGCCAGTCGGGGTCATCACGGCAACGACGGATTCCGCTGCGAAAACGGTGATGGACCTGTTCAATACGACGGATTTTCGTGACGATCTATTTCCCGTGGGTCGTCTCGATAAAGATACTGAGGGAATCTTGGTCATTACGAACGATGGGGCCCTATCGCACGACCTATTGTCGCCGAACCACCATGTTACGAAGGTCTATGAGGCTGAAGTAACGGGGGAAATCACTGCAGCTCAATTGGCTAATTTTAATGATGGGATCACGTTAAAGGACGGGACTGAATTGCAACCGGCTCAGGCTGAGATTGTTCAATTCCATGAAATCGAGAACTTTACCACGATTCGAATCATGATCCATGAAGGCAAGTATCACCAAGTTAAGCGGATGGTCGGAACGTTAGGTGAACGGGTCGTCGGGTTACGGCGAATCAAGTTTGGTTCGTTAACGCTACCCGTTGGCTTATTAGCGGGGAACTATCGTGCGCTGACTGATGACGAACTAACAGCGTTGAAGGCGGATGCGAACCAACCCGTAGGCGAATAG